The sequence TACCTGTCAATGCAAAACATAAAGTAAGATGCTTCCTTCAAGAAGAAAATGGAGGAGATCGGCATGCAAACTGAAGAAAAATTGCTTGAAGTAAAAGATCTAAAAAAATACTTTCCGATAAAACAAGGCTTTTTGAAACAGGCAGAGCAAATAAAAGCTGTCGATGGCATTACATTCGATATTTATAAAGGGGAAACGCTTGGAATTGTCGGCGAATCGGGCTCAGGGAAATCAACCCTCGGCAGGACGATTGTCAGATTGTATGAGCCGACAGATGGTGAAATTCTTTTCGAAGGAAAGAACTTTGAGAAAGTTCCATCAGGCCAGATTGGGGACTTTCGCAAAGATATGCAAATGATTTTCCAAGATCCATTTGCTTCATTAAATCCTAGAATGCGGATTGGAGAAATCATTGCAGAGCCTTTGAAAGTAAGCACGAATCTTAACAAGGCACAGCGAAAAGAGAAAGTTATCAATTTGCTTGAAAAAGTAGGATTGCCTGTTGAAACGCTAACAAAATTCCCTCATGAGTTTTCTGGCGGGCAAAGGCAACGGATAGGCATCGCCCGTGCACTTGCGACGAATCCGAAGTTCATCATCGCAGATGAACCTGTCTCGGCGCTTGATGTTTCTGTTCAATCGCAAGTACTTAATTTAATGCAAGATTTGCAAGAAGAGTTTCAGCTGACGTATTTATTTATCTCGCACGACTTAAGTGTCGTCAAGCATATTTGCGATCGTGTCGGCGTGATGTATTTAGGAAAACTAGTGGAGATTGGTAGTAAGGCAGATATTTATAGTGTCCCGCTGCACCCATATACGCAAGCTCTGTTATCGGCAATCCCAGTCACGAATTTTGATCGTAAAAGAGAAAAGATTCACTTGAAAGGAGAGCCGCCAAGCCCATCTAATCCACCTGCAGGCTGTCCGTTTCACACGAGGTGTCCGAAAGCGTTCGATCGGTGTGCCATAGACCAACCGGAATTGGTACTGCAAAAAGAGGGGCAATATGTCGCGTGTCATCTATATGATGAAAAAACGGTTAGCCCGAAGGAGAACAAAGATCATGCCATGATTGGCAGTTGAGGTGGGTGTATATGTTGAATGGAAACATAACGGACGTGCCGGGCATTCAAGTTGGAAACGTAGAAAATCTTGAGGCCTTGACGGGATGCACCGTCATTTTGGCAGAAGAAGGAGCTGTCTGTGGAGTTGATGTACGGGGCTCTGCACCAGGCACAAGAGAAACAGATTTGCTCGATCCCGTGAACTTGGTGGATCAGGTTCATGCCATCTGCCTGTCG is a genomic window of Sporosarcina oncorhynchi containing:
- a CDS encoding ABC transporter ATP-binding protein, which produces MQTEEKLLEVKDLKKYFPIKQGFLKQAEQIKAVDGITFDIYKGETLGIVGESGSGKSTLGRTIVRLYEPTDGEILFEGKNFEKVPSGQIGDFRKDMQMIFQDPFASLNPRMRIGEIIAEPLKVSTNLNKAQRKEKVINLLEKVGLPVETLTKFPHEFSGGQRQRIGIARALATNPKFIIADEPVSALDVSVQSQVLNLMQDLQEEFQLTYLFISHDLSVVKHICDRVGVMYLGKLVEIGSKADIYSVPLHPYTQALLSAIPVTNFDRKREKIHLKGEPPSPSNPPAGCPFHTRCPKAFDRCAIDQPELVLQKEGQYVACHLYDEKTVSPKENKDHAMIGS